Part of the Spirochaetota bacterium genome, AGAAAATAATTATAAATTACTTTCATATATAAAATATATTGAATATTTTCAAACTCCTGAAATTTTTTTAACTATTATAAATTCAAAAATAAAACTAAGTGATGATTCGATTAAAATTTTAGATTCAATTTTTAAAAAAAACTTAAAACTATTTAATGATGATTTAATTGAAAAATATTTGCAAATACTTAAAAAAAGCGAAACTTATTATCTGCTAAATGATTATCTTATTATAAATGATAGAATTTCAAATATTTGTCTAAATGTTATTAGAGATTATAAAAAAGAAATTTTTATTCCTAATCTTATATTTCTTTTACAAAAGGATGAAAAAATTTCATCTCAAGCTTCAGATATTTTGTTAAAATATAATTTAAAACCATATTTAAATAATATTTTTAATGTTGTCTTTTATGAAAATGTAAATTATTTAAAATCAATAATTAAAATTATTTATTATAAGCAAATTTTAGAATCAGAGTATTTAGGTACATTTGTTTACTTATTAAGTTTTCATAAAGATGATAATGTTTATATTCTATTAAAAGAGTTTTTTTTAAATCTTTTTAGAAATTATAATATAAAAGATGATAATATTTTGAATACTTTTTATAGTATAGGAATAAATAGTATAGAAATATTAAATGAAGCTTTACTGATATATACTCAAAAAAAAGATTATAATAAGGTTTTAATTATTATTAATATTTTGTCTAAGTTTAAAGATCCTTCTACAATAAAATATTTAAAACCTATTTTTGAAATAGAGAACAAAGTTGTTCTTCAAAAAATTCTTCAGATTTTAAATGAATTTGATTGCAGGGAGTTTGTTGATAAACTTATTAATATATATAATAAATATAAGGATGATTATTTTATTAAACAAAATATTTTAAGGATAATTAATAAGTCTTATGTTGATAATGTTAAAGGTTTTGTTTTATCAGTCATAGAAGATGAATCTTTTGAATTAAAAAAATTAGGTTATGATGTTATTAAAAATAATGGAAACATTGATTATATCGATTATTTATTAAAAAATATTTCAGATAAATATTCTTATGAAGCTTTACAGTCTATTTATAATAGGCTAAGCGATGAGGATAAAGAAAAATTAAAAACAAAATTAGAAAACAATAAAATTGATTTTCTATTATTTCTTATTAGTGGATTGAAAAAAGGAAATATTAATCCTAAAAATTTTTATACTCTTAATACTTTACTTAAAAATTACAATAAAGTTTATAGATATATAAGTTATGAAAATGAAGAGGAGTTAAAAAACTTAATTCCTTTAATATTGGCTTCTGATATGGTAGATATACATTTCAATAAGATTAATAGTTTGTTTTCTTCAAGAAGACAACTTATTGATTTATTATCTTTTGGTCTTTTAAGTAATAATTCAGAAAAGCAATTCTTTTCAAGAAACCTAATTATAAAATATAAATATAATAATGTGTCTGAAATTCTTAATTTTTTAAAAGTAATAAATAGGACAAATTATGAAAAGTATAGCTATTTAATATGTTTAGACAAAGATTTCAGTATTGAGATGTTAAATAATTTTATAAATGAAAAAAGTAGAGAAAATATTATCAATTTATTGATGGTTTTAAGAAATTCGGATATTAAAGAAGAAATTATTTTAGAAACTTCTAAATATCCTTACTATTTTTTAGTTTTTGATAGTGATTTTTTAGGACAATTAGAATTTAAATTAAAGAATGATATTTTTAATAATTTAATAAAATATGGTAATTTGAATAGCAATGATTTATTATTTTATGTTGATAAAAATTTTGAAAACTGTTATTTAGAAAAAGAGAATTTAATTAAAGTTTTAGATCATTATATTGATTTGAAACCTTCTAAAAATGATGATAATAATCTTAGAATATTTGAAAATATTGTTATTAAAAGTGTTAATTATAATTTTTATCAAGATCCAGAAATCTTAAAAAATAAAAAAGTAGAAAAATTCTTTGAAAAATATAAATATTTAAATAAAAATAAAAAGAACCTAGCAATTGACTCTTTGTCAATTCTTAAGGATTACAGATTTGCTTACTTTTTTAAAGATATTAAGGAAGATACATCTCTAATTACATTACATTTAATGAATAAAACTTCACAGTCAGTTATAATTTACTTTTTATTATTAGATCAAAATATTTTTTATAATTCTATAGAGAAAATTAATAAACTTAATGTTGAAAATATAAATAATGATTTTCTTATGGAAGTAATAAAGATAACAAATAAAGTTGAAAATATTATTTTATTTTTAACAAAGTTTGATTATAAAATTTTTGAAGATCATATTTTTAATGAACAAATTTTTAATAAATTAAAAAAGCAACAAATTGTATCAATTTTTATTTCTTATCAAAGATTAATAGATTTTAATATAAAAAAGAGTAATCTTGTTTTTTTAAAATATTTGAATAATTATTTTTATGATGAATTATTTGCATATAGCTATTTGAGAAAATTTAAAAAAGTGGATTATATATTATTTAGTAAAATTTTAGATTTCATAAATGTTAATAAATTGGAAAATATAAAAAAAGTAATCAATGTAATAGTAAATGATTAATCATTAAATAGATATAATTAATAAAAATAATCAAAAAACAATGAGGTTTATATGATAGTGTATAATAAATGTCATGAAATTAAAATAAAATTTAACGATAGCAAGAATAAGCTCTACTTTTATTTAGTATTTATAATTTTTATAAATATTTTTTTCTGGGTTGATCTTTATGCTCAAGGAGTAATTTTTATAACTTCTGATCCTTATAAAGCTAATGTTTTTTTAGATGGAAAGGAGGTTGGCAAAACTCCATGTTTACTTACAAATATTGATTTGGGAAATCATAAGGTGGTTATTAAAAAAGAAAATTTTCAAACATTTGTACAGGATATAAAGATTGAAAAAGAAGGAGTTTATAAAGTTTCTGCAAATTTAGTTCCTCTATATTTTTCTTTTTTTGTTCCTTCTTCTTATTATATAATATCTGAAAATGGTGTTAAAATTGAAGCACCATTTATTGCGAGTTATGTTTCAAATGGTTTATATAGTATAGTTTTAAAAGATAAGGAAGTTAAAATTAAAAAGATTAATCTATTTTCTTATGGTAAGTGGTTAACATTAGGTATTGGTCTCTTATCAGTAGCTTCTAGCTTTGCAATAAATGTTACTCCTTATGATTATGATGAAATTAATACTGTTAAATCGATTTATTTAACCAAAGGTTTATTATTAGGAAGCGGTATAATGTCTATGATTTTTTCTGTAATTTTTTTTGTTATTGATTTTAATAGCCAAAAAGCAAATGTAAATATTACTTTTATTCCATATCAGTATAAAGAATCAGAAAGTGAAGTTTATGCAAAGGCTATGTTTTATTTGAATTCCTTAAAATATGATGATGCTATATATTTTTTAACTCAATTTTTTGAAAATTATCCAGATTCAAAATATATCTCTGATGTAATATACTATATTGCATATATTTATGAAATAAAAGAAGAATACGAAAAAGCTTTAAAGTTTTATTTATTATTAATAAATGAATATCCTGTTTATGAATGGTATGATTTAACCGTTTTTTCTATAGCTAAAATTTATTATAAACAAAAAATGTATTCAAGAAGTATAGAATCTTTAAGAAATATTCTTTTTATTGATGAAGACCTTGTTCCCAAGGAATTAGTTTATTTATATTTTTTTAGAAATTGTTAT contains:
- a CDS encoding PEGA domain-containing protein translates to MIVYNKCHEIKIKFNDSKNKLYFYLVFIIFINIFFWVDLYAQGVIFITSDPYKANVFLDGKEVGKTPCLLTNIDLGNHKVVIKKENFQTFVQDIKIEKEGVYKVSANLVPLYFSFFVPSSYYIISENGVKIEAPFIASYVSNGLYSIVLKDKEVKIKKINLFSYGKWLTLGIGLLSVASSFAINVTPYDYDEINTVKSIYLTKGLLLGSGIMSMIFSVIFFVIDFNSQKANVNITFIPYQYKESESEVYAKAMFYLNSLKYDDAIYFLTQFFENYPDSKYISDVIYYIAYIYEIKEEYEKALKFYLLLINEYPVYEWYDLTVFSIAKIYYKQKMYSRSIESLRNILFIDEDLVPKELVYLYFFRNCYQLRNVSDKFKKSLGIYFNLFKEYFQNSKFIYEVYYYYALFLIESGNIKEALNLLNFLVSIDNVYKNEAANLIQKYK